One genomic window of Carassius auratus strain Wakin chromosome 14, ASM336829v1, whole genome shotgun sequence includes the following:
- the cnga2a gene encoding cyclic nucleotide gated channel subunit alpha 2a, with amino-acid sequence MTGQVLVESMDLSAHRLSVKTSVEDESERADSTLSRGQSICDDTSSELQRVASLEARGLNSQNSFRGRGALSRLVSMVVTLREWAHKSLQEEEERPDSFLERFRGPELQIAPSRISIRPDAQDGSNSAKTKKKSDVFILAPADNLYYRWLFVIATAVLYNWCFVVARACFDELQTRNFILWLVLDYLSDVIYILDTCVRLRTGFLEQGLLVKDLTKLRESYFHTMQFKLDLLSMLPTDLAYIAIGIHVPELRFNRLMRFSRLFEFFDRTETRTNYPNMFRICNLVLYILVIIHWNACIYFAISKSLGFGSDQWVYPNISDPEFGTLTRGYVYCLYWSTLTLTTIGEMPAPVRDEEYLFVVFDFLVGILIFATIVGNIGAMISNMNATRAEFQAHIDAIKHYMQFRKVSKELEARVIKWFDYLWTNKKAVDEQDVLKNLPNKLRVEIAINVHLDTLKKVRIFQDCEAGLLVELVLKLRPQIFSPGDYICRKGDIGKEMYIIKEGRLAVVADDGVTQFAHLTAGSCFGEISILNIKGSKMGNRRTANIRSIGYSDLFCLSKDDLMEAVMEYPDAKRALEERGRQILLKEGLLEELDAGGMEEERVEEKVERLEASLEILQTRFARLLAEYTATQLRLKQRLTALECRTRHSGSGFLSDGNESTVDGDGTHSEVNIQL; translated from the exons ATGACAGGCCAAGTGTTGGTGGAGAGCATGGATTTATCAGCTCACAGGCTCTCTGTGAAGACGTCTGTTGAGGATGAGTCCGAGCGCGCTGATAGCACTCTCAGCCG TGGTCAGTCCATATGTGATGACACATCCTCTGAGTTACAGCGAGTGGCCTCCCTCGAAGCGCGTGGACTGAACTCACAGAACTCCTTCCGTGGCAGAGGGGCGCTGTCAAG GTTGGTGAGTATGGTGGTCACTCTTAGAGAATGGGCCCATAAAAGCTTGCAGGAAGAGGAGGAAAGGCCCGACTCTTTCTTAGAGCGCTTCAGAGGACCCGAACTCCAAATTGCTCCCAGTCGGATAAGTATCAGACCCGATGCTCAAGATGGATCCAACAGTGCCAAAACCAA GAAAAAGTCTGATGTTTTCATATTGGCACCCGCCGATAACCTGTACTACCGCTGGCTGTTTGTTATTGCCACAGCTGTATTGTACAACTGGTGCTTTGTGGTGGCTAG GGCCTGCTTTGATGAGCTTCAAACCAGGAACTTCATTCTGTGGCTGGTTTTGGATTATCTCTCTGATGTCATTTATATACTGGACACCTGTGTGAGACTGAGAACAG GTTTTCTCGAGCAGGGTCTTCTAGTGAAGGACCTTACCAAGTTAAGAGAAAGCTATTTTCACACAATGCAGTTCAAGCTAGACCTGCTATCCATGCTACCTACGGATCTAGCGTACATCGCCATTGGCATTCACGTGCCAGAGCTGCGTTTCAATCGACTGATGCGCTTCTCACGTCTCTTTGAGTTCTTCGACCGCACCGAGACCCGCACAAACTACCCCAACATGTTTCGCATTTGCAACTTGGTGCTCTATATCCTAGTCATCATTCACTGGAACGCTTGCATCTACTTTGCCATCTCCAAGTCTCTGGGGTTCGGATCCGACCAGTGGGTCTACCCAAACATCTCTGACCCTGAGTTTGGGACACTCACTCGAGGATACGTCTACTGCCTCTACTGGTCAACCCTCACACTGACCACCATTGGGGAAATGCCGGCTCCGGTGCGGGATGAGGAgtatctttttgttgtttttgatttccTTGTTGGCATTCTCATTTTCGCCACCATTGTTGGTAATATAGGAGCCATGATATCAAACATGAATGCCACACGGGCCGAGTTCCAGGCTCACATCGATGCCATCAAACACTACATGCAGTTCAGAAAGGTCAGCAAAGAGCTGGAAGCCAGAGTCATCAAATGGTTCGACTACCTGTGGACCAACAAGAAAGCAGTTGATGAGCAGGATGTCCTAAAGAATCTGCCCAACAAACTGCGGGTTGAGATCGCTATCAACGTGCATCTGGATACACTGAAGAAGGTCCGAATCTTCCAGGACTGTGAAGCTGGGCTTTTGGTGGAACTGGTGCTCAAGCTGCGGCCACAGATCTTCAGTCCCGGGGACTACATCTGCCGAAAGGGGGACATAGGAAAAGAGATGTACATCATCAAAGAGGGCCGCCTTGCTGTTGTGGCCGATGATGGGGTGACGCAGTTTGCACACTTGACGGCCGGCAGCTGCTTTGGCGAGATTAGCATCCTCAACATCAAAGGCAGCAAAATGGGCAACCGACGCACCGCCAACATCCGTAGCATCGGCTACTCTGACCTCTTCTGTCTGTCAAAGGATGACCTGATGGAGGCTGTAATGGAGTATCCGGATGCTAAGAGAGCTCTGGAAGAGAGGGGGAGACAGATCCTTCTGAAGGAGGGTCTGCTGGAGGAGTTGGACGCAGGTGGCATGGAAGAAGAACGGGTGGAGGAGAAAGTGGAGAGGCTGGAAGCTTCTCTTGAAATACTACAGACTCGGTTTGCTCGGTTACTGGCCGAGTACACAGCGACTCAGCTGCGCCTGAAGCAGAGGCTTACGGCACTGGAGTGTAGGACACGGCACTCTGGCAGCGGCTTCCTCTCGGATGGCAATGAAAGCACTGTTGACGGCGACGGTACACACAGTGAGGTCAACATCCAGCTCTGA